The DNA region GGCAGGGACCCGCCGTGCTTGGCCTGGCCACCGGTGGCTCCCCGAGTTCCACGTACCAGGAACTCATCCGGCGGCACCGCGAAGAACGGCTCACGTTCAGCCAGGCCACTGCCTTTACGCTGGATGAGTATGCTGGGCTGCCGCCGGACCACCAGCAGTCCTACTACTCCACTATCCGGCGGGAATTCGCCGACCACGTGGACTTGCCCCTGGACCGGCTTGTGACCCCGCAAGGGGATGCGGCGGACCTGGTCGCCGAGGCCGAACGCTACGATTCGGCCATCGTGGCGGCCGGAGGTGTGGACGTCCAGATCCTGGGCATCGGGGCCAACGGCCACATCGGATTCAACGAACCGACATCATCCCTGGCGTCCCGCACCAGGGTAAAGACCCTGGCCGGGGCCACCCGGGCAGCCAACGCCCGGTTCTTCCCTGACGGGGACGTTCCGCGGCTGTGCCTGACCCAGGGTCTGGGTACTATCCGGGAAGCAAAACTGGCCGTACTGGTGGCCATGGGGGAGACCAAGGCGAGCGCTGTTCAGGCCATGGTGGAAGGGCCGGTCAGTGCGCACTGCCCCGCGTCGGTGCTGCAGCTTCACCGCCGGGCCGTCGTCATCCTGGATCCCGGAGCCGCCTCGCAGCTGTCAATGCTCGAGTACTACCGGGAAGCGCAGGAATTCAACGACCAGCTGGGTCAGACGCCAACAAGGCCCTGGCTGCAGCAGCCGGTCAGCCGTTGATGACCTGGGCACTCCCGGGCCTCGAGGCCGTCGTCGGGCTCGCAATTAGGCAGCTCTGCTCGCCGCTAGGCTCGTTTCCCGGCTTCGGCAGCAGGTGCTCCGGGTGCCGGAGCGCTAAACGGACAGGACGAAGCCCTCTTCGCTCAGTGTGCGGAGCCGCTTCACAAAATCAGTTTGGTGTGTTCCGAGTGGGCCGAAGAACTCCCGGTCCGCCGCCTCGACGGCGAAGTTGGCCTTGTTGGCCACTGCTACACCCTCGGGGGTGACAGCAAGTGCACGCGCTCGCGCATCCGTGGGGTGGGGGAGGCGGCGGAGAAGTCCTTTGGCTTCCAGTGTTCGGAGCACTTGGGAGGTCATCATCGGGTCAGTGCGGGCGTGGGTTGCCAGGTCTTTTTGGGTGACCGGGTTGTCCGAATGCAGCCATGCGAGGGTGGCCAGCAGGACGAATTGCACGTGGGTGAGGTCGAACGGTTGCAGTGTTGCACGCATGACGGCCTGCCACGTGTTCGTCACGCGCCACAGCATCAGGCCCGGGCTGTCGTCCGCGTCGTCGAACGCACTGGCCAAGTTCTTTGCCACGCTGGCCACTCCTCAGGTCATCCGGGATCTGAGGATCTCGACATCCGCTTGCTCCAGCGGGATGAGGCCACGACGGAGTTGATAGCCCCAGTTCCGTGAGGCTGTCAGTTTCAAGAGGCCTTTGACGTTTTCGACGTCGACCGGCCTGGTGTCCTCATAGTGGACCCGTCGACGAAATGGCTTGAAATCGCCCTCATCGCCCTGCCAGATCTCATTGTCCGCGACGGTTCCGAGTGCTGTGAAACGCCGAAGAGGCGTTCCATCGCCCAGGCGTTCGGCGGGCGAATAGTAGACAATGGTGTCGCCGGCTTTCATCCGGGCAAGCCCCGCTCTCTTCCCGTGGCCGATCTGCGCGATTCCGAGGCTGACACCCCGGCGCACATGCTCGCCGGACACGACGCCCAGCCACGCGTTCACTCTTCCTCCACGATCCGCACGAGCCGTTCGAGGTCGGCCTGGGCTGACTCCCTGAAGCCTCCGCCAAGGATCTTTGCCCAGATGAAAGCTAGTGGACCGCTGATCCAGATGCGGACACCCAGATCAGTCTGGCCATCCGTGGCCCGCGCCGTGTGCTGGAATACGAGTCGCGCGCCCGGAAGCAGCGTTGTGTCGGTGTATTCCCTGTCCTTTTCGAGGGTTGTCACGACGAAATTCAGCTTCGGTCCACCTTTTGGTTTCA from Arthrobacter pascens includes:
- a CDS encoding SRPBCC family protein encodes the protein MIEIVQAHATSTASPADYYARWIQHDTWASWSPDTDWVRADHPLAVGSRGTMKPKGGPKLNFVVTTLEKDREYTDTTLLPGARLVFQHTARATDGQTDLGVRIWISGPLAFIWAKILGGGFRESAQADLERLVRIVEEE
- the nagB gene encoding glucosamine-6-phosphate deaminase; translation: MQIVLCESADQVGDRAADIIEARVRQGPAVLGLATGGSPSSTYQELIRRHREERLTFSQATAFTLDEYAGLPPDHQQSYYSTIRREFADHVDLPLDRLVTPQGDAADLVAEAERYDSAIVAAGGVDVQILGIGANGHIGFNEPTSSLASRTRVKTLAGATRAANARFFPDGDVPRLCLTQGLGTIREAKLAVLVAMGETKASAVQAMVEGPVSAHCPASVLQLHRRAVVILDPGAASQLSMLEYYREAQEFNDQLGQTPTRPWLQQPVSR
- a CDS encoding MarR family winged helix-turn-helix transcriptional regulator, which encodes MAKNLASAFDDADDSPGLMLWRVTNTWQAVMRATLQPFDLTHVQFVLLATLAWLHSDNPVTQKDLATHARTDPMMTSQVLRTLEAKGLLRRLPHPTDARARALAVTPEGVAVANKANFAVEAADREFFGPLGTHQTDFVKRLRTLSEEGFVLSV
- a CDS encoding EVE domain-containing protein, whose protein sequence is MNAWLGVVSGEHVRRGVSLGIAQIGHGKRAGLARMKAGDTIVYYSPAERLGDGTPLRRFTALGTVADNEIWQGDEGDFKPFRRRVHYEDTRPVDVENVKGLLKLTASRNWGYQLRRGLIPLEQADVEILRSRMT